The following are encoded together in the Oceanobacillus zhaokaii genome:
- a CDS encoding hydroxymethylglutaryl-CoA synthase: MKIGIDKIGFYTPHLYVDMNELAVARNVEPAKFTIGIGQEQMSVAPITQDAVTLAANAALEILDENDKEKIDLVIFGTESGIDHSKSAAVYVHHLLGINPQARSIELKQACYGATAAIQMAKGHIALNPESKVLVLGSDIARYGLNTSGESTQGAGAVAIVISAEPKIMALEDQSAFLTADIMDFWRPTYSDQAYVDGKFSNEQYIAFFSKVWEAYKEKTGHSIEDFEAICYHLPYTKMGLKALRTILDEGSEADKERLLANYEISKTYNKNVGNIYTGALYLSLLSLLEQKEDLKEGSRIGLFSYGSGAVGEFFTGILQPDFKAHLNVESHSNLFASRKEVSVGKYEEIFQESLPVDGSRIELDIDKDPATICLSGMADHMRLYVNKER, from the coding sequence TTGAAAATTGGAATAGATAAAATCGGCTTTTATACACCACATTTGTATGTAGATATGAACGAATTGGCAGTTGCGAGAAACGTTGAGCCTGCGAAATTTACGATCGGAATCGGGCAGGAACAGATGTCAGTTGCCCCGATTACGCAGGATGCTGTTACATTAGCGGCAAATGCGGCTTTGGAAATCCTGGACGAAAATGATAAAGAAAAAATTGATCTTGTTATTTTTGGAACAGAATCAGGAATTGACCACTCCAAATCTGCAGCAGTTTATGTTCATCACCTATTAGGAATAAACCCACAAGCACGTTCGATTGAATTGAAGCAAGCTTGCTATGGCGCTACTGCAGCAATTCAAATGGCGAAAGGACATATTGCCTTGAATCCCGAGAGTAAAGTGCTCGTACTAGGCTCAGATATTGCTAGATATGGTCTCAATACCTCTGGAGAATCCACACAAGGGGCAGGTGCTGTTGCAATCGTCATTAGTGCAGAACCAAAGATTATGGCATTAGAAGACCAAAGTGCCTTTTTAACTGCAGATATTATGGATTTTTGGCGTCCAACATACTCAGACCAAGCATATGTAGATGGAAAATTTTCAAATGAGCAGTACATTGCATTCTTCTCGAAAGTATGGGAAGCGTATAAAGAAAAAACGGGTCATTCAATCGAAGACTTTGAAGCGATTTGCTATCACCTTCCATATACAAAAATGGGTCTTAAAGCATTGAGAACCATTTTGGATGAGGGAAGCGAAGCGGATAAAGAGCGCTTATTAGCGAACTATGAGATTAGCAAGACATATAATAAAAATGTCGGCAATATTTATACTGGCGCCTTATATTTAAGTCTGCTTTCCTTGCTTGAGCAAAAAGAAGACTTGAAGGAAGGTTCACGAATCGGTTTATTCAGCTATGGTTCAGGTGCGGTAGGCGAGTTCTTTACGGGTATTCTGCAACCTGATTTTAAAGCACATTTAAACGTTGAAAGCCATTCGAATTTATTTGCATCAAGGAAAGAAGTAAGTGTCGGTAAATATGAAGAAATTTTCCAAGAATCTTTACCAGTTGATGGTTCAAGGATTGAGCTAGATATTGATAAGGATCCTGCGACTATTTGCTTATCAGGGATGGCAGATCATATGAGATTGTACGTAAATAAAGAAAGATAG
- a CDS encoding reverse transcriptase-like protein, translating to MNIKIELTYKTTKGTEATFISDEMRAEKGILIAEDLEKTGRSKNLSFIDRHDNKWTIKELKKFMQGIETEPHNVTVYFDGGFDLKTRKSGLGCAIYYEQNGKNFRQRINASVEELETNNEAEYAAFQLGLKEIERLGVHHLPVTFIGDSLVVINQLNGEWPVYEAELSKWIDRIEKQLERLGITPEYEIVSRKKNKETDHLASQALDGIEIRSTVEIGAEK from the coding sequence ATGAATATAAAAATTGAATTAACATATAAAACAACAAAAGGAACGGAAGCAACATTTATTTCCGATGAGATGCGTGCAGAAAAGGGGATTTTAATTGCAGAGGATCTAGAAAAAACAGGAAGGTCAAAAAACCTATCCTTTATTGACCGCCATGATAATAAATGGACAATAAAGGAGCTAAAGAAATTTATGCAAGGAATCGAAACTGAACCACATAATGTAACGGTTTATTTTGATGGTGGGTTTGACTTAAAAACGAGAAAATCGGGACTCGGCTGTGCCATTTACTATGAACAAAACGGGAAGAACTTTCGACAAAGAATCAATGCCTCTGTTGAGGAACTAGAAACAAATAATGAAGCAGAATATGCTGCCTTCCAGCTTGGGTTAAAGGAAATTGAACGATTAGGTGTTCACCATCTCCCCGTCACCTTTATTGGTGATTCACTCGTCGTTATCAATCAACTAAATGGGGAATGGCCAGTCTATGAAGCAGAATTATCGAAATGGATTGACCGAATTGAAAAACAGCTAGAACGATTAGGGATCACACCTGAATATGAAATCGTCTCACGTAAGAAAAATAAAGAAACAGATCATTTAGCATCTCAAGCTTTGGATGGAATTGAAATTAGAAGTACAGTTGAGATTGGTGCAGAAAAATGA
- a CDS encoding EAL domain-containing protein, which translates to MDPLDIMLNLEKITLYYKPVISADTQLVDGYEVRAYFQENDGTLQSLDWFFEDATIPDDFRIELTHYIHQRALEVFAVQEQSKHLALFYDLRLLVRDNGQSLLTLLESEKIKGLDFKKIIIEIKEAHIPEKMDGIRKFTTYLKTLGIRVAVDVEQRNGSLNRLAMLAPSMIKVDTGFLKDDSLPHLFQDVHHSLGMLSRKIGAALLFKGISSYNQLNYAWRNGGQYYQGSYLKDSQPVFAEENCCQAKIKADFQNFVMFERKKVKAQLDLTNRINGLFKTMLPTIKPGVPYDEMIRSIGKSCSDFVFRVYICNGEGIQLSSNAEKNNKGEWELHQEGRNKNWSWRPFFFENIMRMNVEKKGILSDLYTDIEKTELIRTYSYPISEALYVFLDIPYGYLYEQDGLL; encoded by the coding sequence ATGGACCCTTTAGATATTATGTTAAATTTAGAGAAAATTACTCTTTATTATAAGCCTGTAATAAGTGCGGATACGCAATTGGTTGATGGTTATGAAGTTCGTGCTTATTTCCAAGAAAACGATGGGACTCTCCAATCACTTGATTGGTTTTTTGAAGATGCAACGATTCCAGATGATTTTCGTATTGAGCTAACACATTATATTCATCAGAGGGCACTAGAAGTCTTTGCAGTGCAAGAGCAATCTAAACATCTTGCCTTATTCTATGATCTTAGATTATTAGTCAGGGATAATGGGCAATCCTTACTTACCCTTTTGGAATCGGAAAAAATAAAAGGGCTGGATTTCAAAAAAATTATTATCGAAATAAAGGAAGCACATATCCCAGAAAAAATGGATGGCATTCGTAAATTTACTACATATTTAAAAACATTGGGAATAAGAGTTGCCGTGGATGTGGAGCAACGTAATGGCAGCCTTAATCGTTTGGCCATGTTAGCGCCAAGTATGATAAAAGTTGATACTGGATTCCTGAAGGACGACTCGTTGCCACATTTATTTCAAGATGTGCATCACTCCCTTGGAATGCTATCACGTAAGATAGGGGCAGCATTACTGTTTAAAGGGATATCCTCCTATAATCAACTGAACTATGCATGGAGGAATGGGGGACAATACTATCAAGGGAGTTATCTTAAAGATTCTCAACCTGTATTCGCAGAGGAAAATTGTTGTCAAGCAAAAATCAAAGCGGACTTTCAGAACTTTGTCATGTTTGAGAGGAAGAAAGTTAAAGCTCAACTCGATTTAACGAATCGGATTAACGGGTTGTTTAAAACAATGCTTCCTACTATTAAGCCTGGGGTACCTTATGATGAAATGATTCGTTCAATCGGTAAATCATGCAGTGACTTTGTGTTTAGGGTCTATATATGTAATGGAGAAGGAATTCAATTGTCTTCTAATGCAGAGAAAAACAACAAAGGGGAATGGGAACTTCATCAGGAGGGAAGGAATAAGAACTGGAGTTGGCGCCCTTTTTTCTTTGAAAATATTATGCGGATGAATGTTGAGAAAAAAGGGATATTATCTGATTTATATACAGATATTGAAAAGACGGAGTTGATTAGAACATATTCCTATCCAATCTCCGAAGCATTGTATGTTTTCCTTGATATTCCTTATGGTTATTTATATGAACAGGATGGATTGTTATGA
- the guaC gene encoding GMP reductase: MENVFDYEDIQLIPAKCIVDSRSECDTTVSLGAHTFKLPVVPANMQTIIDEKIALTLAENGYFYIMHRFNPEKRIAFIKDMQARNLIASISVGVKEEEYAFVEQLANEKLIPDYITIDIAHGHSNAVINMIKHIKQHVPESFLIAGNVGTPEAVRELENAGADATKVGIGPGKVCITKIKTGFGTGGWQLAALRWCAKAASKPIIADGGIRTHGDIAKSVRFGASMVMIGSLFAGHEESPGETVEKDGKLYKEYFGSASEFQKGEKKNVEGKKMYVEYKGPLKDTLIEMEQDLQSSISYAGGNKLEAIRNVDYVVVKNSIFNGDKVY, translated from the coding sequence ATGGAAAATGTATTTGATTACGAAGATATTCAATTAATTCCCGCAAAATGTATTGTGGATAGTCGTTCAGAATGTGACACAACCGTATCATTAGGTGCACACACATTTAAATTACCAGTTGTTCCTGCAAACATGCAGACAATTATTGATGAAAAGATTGCATTAACCTTAGCTGAAAATGGTTACTTTTATATTATGCATCGTTTTAACCCAGAGAAAAGAATTGCATTCATTAAGGATATGCAAGCACGTAACTTAATTGCATCAATCAGTGTTGGTGTAAAAGAAGAGGAATATGCTTTCGTTGAGCAATTAGCAAACGAAAAGCTTATCCCAGATTACATTACAATTGACATTGCGCATGGTCATTCAAACGCTGTAATCAATATGATTAAACATATTAAACAACATGTACCCGAAAGCTTCTTGATTGCCGGTAATGTCGGAACACCTGAAGCAGTTCGAGAATTAGAAAATGCTGGTGCAGACGCAACGAAGGTTGGTATCGGCCCTGGTAAAGTATGTATTACTAAAATTAAAACTGGATTTGGAACTGGTGGATGGCAATTAGCAGCACTTCGCTGGTGTGCTAAAGCTGCAAGTAAACCAATTATTGCCGATGGTGGTATTCGTACACATGGTGATATTGCAAAATCTGTTCGTTTCGGCGCATCTATGGTGATGATAGGCTCACTATTTGCTGGACATGAAGAATCACCAGGTGAAACCGTAGAGAAAGATGGCAAGCTTTATAAAGAATACTTTGGCTCTGCATCGGAATTCCAAAAAGGCGAAAAGAAAAACGTCGAAGGAAAGAAAATGTATGTGGAATACAAAGGCCCTTTAAAAGATACATTAATTGAAATGGAACAAGACTTACAATCCTCTATTTCTTACGCAGGTGGAAATAAACTTGAGGCAATTCGCAACGTTGATTACGTTGTAGTGAAAAATTCCATCTTTAATGGCGATAAAGTATATTAA
- the dapA gene encoding 4-hydroxy-tetrahydrodipicolinate synthase: MNFGNVLTAMVTPFNQHGEVDFEATKGLVNHLIANGSDGLVVAGTTGESPTLSHNEKLALFKVVVEAVNGRVPVIAGTGSNNTKESVELTKEAEATGVDGIMLVVPYYNKPSQEGMYQHFRTIAAATRLPVMLYNIPGRSVVNMEAETIIRLSRIENIVSVKEASGDLDQVAEIISKASDNFSVYTGDDSLTLPTLAIGGTGIVSVASHIIGNEMQEMVQLFKQGDVANAAALHRHLLPLMNELFAAPNPTPVKAGLNRIGVEVGSVRLPLVPLNDAERDSLYNVIASYEMKKAVGY, encoded by the coding sequence ATGAATTTTGGTAATGTATTAACGGCTATGGTAACTCCATTTAATCAGCATGGTGAGGTTGATTTTGAGGCAACGAAAGGGTTAGTCAATCATTTAATTGCAAATGGTTCAGACGGTCTAGTGGTCGCAGGGACAACAGGTGAATCGCCAACACTCTCACATAATGAAAAACTAGCGTTATTTAAAGTAGTCGTTGAAGCGGTAAATGGCAGAGTGCCTGTCATTGCAGGAACTGGTTCAAACAATACGAAGGAATCTGTTGAATTAACGAAAGAAGCTGAAGCGACAGGTGTTGATGGGATTATGCTTGTTGTACCATATTATAATAAACCATCTCAAGAAGGAATGTATCAACATTTCCGTACGATAGCAGCGGCAACAAGGCTGCCTGTGATGCTTTATAATATTCCAGGAAGAAGTGTCGTGAATATGGAGGCGGAGACAATCATTCGCCTATCTCGAATTGAAAACATTGTTTCTGTAAAGGAAGCGAGCGGTGATTTAGATCAAGTAGCTGAGATTATTAGTAAAGCTTCCGATAATTTCAGTGTATATACTGGTGACGACAGCTTGACATTACCGACATTAGCAATTGGAGGAACAGGTATTGTATCGGTAGCGTCCCATATTATTGGCAATGAGATGCAGGAGATGGTTCAACTTTTCAAACAAGGGGATGTAGCAAACGCCGCAGCGCTTCATCGTCATCTATTACCGTTAATGAATGAGCTTTTTGCAGCACCAAATCCAACACCAGTAAAAGCTGGCTTGAATCGAATTGGCGTTGAGGTTGGTAGTGTTCGTTTGCCGCTCGTGCCCTTAAATGATGCAGAACGCGATTCGCTTTATAATGTAATAGCTTCGTATGAAATGAAAAAGGCAGTAGGATATTAA
- a CDS encoding SLAP domain-containing protein — MQKLLYEPTWDKALSDKDRTLINRVFLETKASTNNKIEFSKIREAFNHKGELLVMVLIHNSTKVEFVFKEEMLHYVENDIVIAAHVFTLPSLISEPGTSMPWTFIFPVETLRSMPALNNGKLEFAIN, encoded by the coding sequence ATGCAAAAGCTTCTTTATGAACCGACATGGGATAAAGCCTTGTCCGACAAAGATCGTACACTGATTAATCGCGTCTTTTTAGAAACAAAAGCTTCCACAAACAACAAGATTGAATTTAGCAAAATTCGGGAAGCATTTAATCACAAGGGTGAACTATTAGTAATGGTGCTAATCCATAATTCAACCAAAGTGGAATTTGTATTTAAAGAGGAGATGCTTCACTACGTTGAAAACGATATAGTGATTGCAGCTCACGTTTTTACACTCCCCTCCCTAATCTCTGAACCAGGAACTAGTATGCCGTGGACATTTATTTTTCCTGTTGAAACACTTAGAAGCATGCCTGCTTTGAACAATGGAAAATTAGAATTTGCTATCAATTGA
- a CDS encoding TetR/AcrR family transcriptional regulator, with amino-acid sequence MNDKKKNVVKVAHQLFIEKGFQSTSIQDILDVSGISKGTFYKYFSSKNELFITLFKMIIKEVETNRNELLIGEELFNIEIFIKQIELQMKLNHMNKLVRLFEEVHFSKDKDLKHLVNAWQMNETTWLYNRFIDLFGTDKKAYLLDCAVMFSGILHYNIRYYYKIYGPQADLDYVVRYSVERIRKTVHEIAESQQQLFHPDIIKEWIAENENKMQDFQEELYNNVMLLKSDLSNLEGHIQYIELLDFILDEFQHSMSPRRFLIDSALLSLEAADGLFKKEEIERLRKLIEVHLS; translated from the coding sequence ATGAACGATAAAAAGAAGAATGTAGTGAAAGTCGCACACCAGTTGTTTATTGAAAAAGGCTTCCAGTCCACATCGATTCAAGATATTCTTGATGTTAGTGGAATATCAAAAGGTACTTTTTATAAATATTTTTCATCTAAAAACGAACTATTTATTACCCTTTTTAAAATGATTATTAAAGAAGTTGAAACGAATCGGAATGAATTATTAATTGGTGAAGAGCTTTTTAATATTGAAATATTTATTAAACAAATTGAATTGCAAATGAAATTGAATCACATGAATAAGTTAGTTCGGCTCTTTGAAGAGGTGCACTTTTCGAAAGATAAGGACTTAAAACATTTGGTAAATGCTTGGCAAATGAATGAGACCACTTGGTTGTACAATCGATTTATTGATCTCTTTGGTACAGATAAAAAAGCTTATTTATTAGATTGCGCGGTCATGTTTTCTGGAATATTGCACTATAATATTCGGTATTATTATAAGATATATGGTCCCCAAGCAGATCTGGACTACGTCGTTCGCTACTCAGTTGAGCGGATTCGAAAGACAGTTCATGAGATTGCTGAATCACAACAACAATTATTCCACCCCGATATTATAAAAGAATGGATAGCTGAAAATGAGAATAAAATGCAAGATTTTCAGGAGGAGCTCTATAATAACGTAATGTTGTTAAAAAGCGATTTAAGTAATTTGGAGGGACATATTCAATATATTGAATTACTTGATTTTATTTTAGATGAATTTCAGCATTCAATGAGTCCGCGAAGATTTTTAATTGATAGTGCCCTTCTTTCATTAGAAGCAGCAGATGGATTGTTTAAGAAGGAAGAAATCGAGCGGTTAAGGAAGCTCATCGAAGTTCACCTATCTTAA
- a CDS encoding DHA2 family efflux MFS transporter permease subunit, with amino-acid sequence MDQSLQNNERPPYLILAILMIGAFISFLNSTFLNVALPSIMQELNVDTATVQWLSTSYMLINGILIPTTAFLIQKFSVRQLFLVAMSLFTAGTIIAGFAGYFPILLVGRMVQASGSAIMMPLLMNVMLISFPVAKRGSAMGIFGLILMFAPAIGPTLSGWIVEHYDWRMLFHFIAPIAFIILSIGFFLLKDKKDKVEMKLDLFSLVLSTIGFGGLLYGFSSAGTMGWGSPLVYGTIIIGILSLLWFILRQSKLKVPMLNFSVFKYPMFSLATIITVVLNIALFSGFLLVPIYAQTILGISPMETGLMMLPGAILNAFMSPVTGRLFDKFGGRGLAILGLTVITVTTFSFSHLSFDTSYTSLMFLHAARMFGMSMVMMPVSTNGLNQLPPQYYPHGTAMNNTLNQVSGAIGTALLITIMSTREESLASELTAKVTGQLTAEIEQQIALESMLGGINFAFLVSTFIVIAALILAFFIKRSTPALVTDPRK; translated from the coding sequence ATGGATCAATCTTTACAAAATAATGAGCGTCCTCCATATCTGATTCTCGCTATTTTAATGATAGGAGCATTTATTTCATTTTTAAATAGTACATTTTTAAATGTTGCACTACCGTCAATCATGCAGGAGTTAAATGTGGATACTGCTACAGTACAGTGGTTAAGCACAAGCTACATGTTAATAAATGGTATATTGATACCAACTACAGCATTTCTAATTCAAAAATTTTCTGTACGCCAATTATTTTTAGTGGCCATGTCACTGTTCACAGCTGGTACAATTATTGCTGGTTTCGCAGGCTATTTCCCTATCTTATTAGTAGGTCGAATGGTGCAAGCTTCCGGATCAGCGATTATGATGCCACTTCTAATGAATGTTATGCTTATTAGCTTCCCAGTAGCAAAAAGAGGAAGTGCAATGGGAATCTTCGGGTTAATTTTAATGTTCGCTCCAGCGATTGGCCCAACATTATCTGGTTGGATTGTGGAGCATTACGACTGGAGAATGCTGTTCCACTTTATTGCACCAATTGCATTTATCATCCTATCTATCGGCTTCTTCTTATTAAAGGATAAAAAAGATAAGGTTGAAATGAAGCTGGATTTATTTTCTTTAGTATTATCAACAATAGGATTTGGTGGGTTACTTTATGGTTTCAGCTCTGCCGGTACAATGGGCTGGGGTAGTCCGCTCGTTTATGGAACGATTATTATCGGTATCCTATCATTACTCTGGTTCATTTTGCGCCAATCTAAATTAAAGGTTCCGATGTTAAATTTCAGTGTCTTTAAATATCCGATGTTTAGTTTAGCAACTATTATTACGGTTGTATTGAATATTGCACTGTTCTCTGGATTCCTGCTTGTCCCAATCTATGCACAAACAATTTTAGGGATTTCACCGATGGAAACGGGATTAATGATGCTGCCAGGAGCAATCCTCAATGCCTTCATGTCCCCGGTTACGGGAAGATTGTTTGATAAGTTCGGTGGGCGTGGATTAGCGATTTTAGGTTTGACTGTAATAACAGTGACTACATTTTCTTTCAGTCATTTATCGTTTGACACGAGCTATACTTCCTTGATGTTCTTGCATGCTGCAAGAATGTTCGGTATGTCAATGGTTATGATGCCTGTGTCAACTAATGGTTTAAATCAATTACCACCACAATATTATCCGCATGGAACTGCCATGAACAACACATTAAACCAAGTATCAGGCGCAATCGGTACTGCACTGTTAATTACAATTATGTCAACTCGAGAAGAGAGCCTTGCATCTGAATTAACTGCTAAGGTTACTGGTCAACTGACAGCAGAAATCGAGCAGCAAATTGCACTGGAATCAATGCTAGGCGGAATCAATTTTGCCTTCCTTGTATCTACCTTTATTGTCATTGCTGCATTGATTCTCGCTTTCTTTATTAAGCGATCAACACCTGCACTTGTAACTGATCCAAGAAAATAA
- a CDS encoding SDR family NAD(P)-dependent oxidoreductase encodes MRNLRNKNIVITGASSGIGEQVALKVAQLGARPILMARSAEKLKEIAEQINQQTEVNCLYYQLDVSDMEQVKAVFEELFQEVGSIDILLNNAGFGIFDTFEEASLEDIENMFAVNVLGLMGCTKAVLPEMMKKSSGHIINVASQAGKLATPKSSGYAASKHAVLGFTNSIRMELKKTGISVSAVNPGPIATDFFEQADKSGNYVKSVQKFMLHSEKVADCIVQLMIHPKRELNLPWWMNLGSVLYLLFPRIADKLFGGVLDKK; translated from the coding sequence ATGAGAAACTTACGCAATAAAAATATAGTAATAACCGGTGCTTCTTCAGGTATCGGTGAGCAGGTTGCACTAAAAGTAGCACAATTGGGTGCAAGACCAATCTTAATGGCACGATCTGCAGAGAAGTTAAAGGAAATAGCAGAGCAAATAAATCAGCAAACAGAAGTAAATTGTCTTTATTATCAGCTTGATGTTAGTGACATGGAACAGGTTAAAGCAGTATTTGAAGAATTGTTTCAGGAAGTTGGCAGCATTGATATTCTACTAAATAATGCTGGGTTTGGAATCTTTGACACCTTTGAAGAGGCAAGCTTAGAAGATATTGAGAATATGTTTGCTGTCAATGTACTAGGCTTAATGGGATGTACAAAGGCAGTTCTTCCAGAGATGATGAAGAAAAGCAGTGGTCATATTATAAATGTCGCTTCGCAGGCAGGAAAATTGGCAACGCCTAAATCAAGTGGTTATGCAGCATCAAAACATGCAGTCTTAGGATTTACGAATAGTATCAGAATGGAGTTGAAAAAAACAGGTATCTCTGTGTCTGCAGTCAATCCAGGACCAATTGCAACGGATTTTTTTGAGCAGGCTGATAAATCAGGAAACTATGTGAAAAGTGTCCAGAAATTCATGCTTCATTCAGAAAAGGTTGCGGACTGTATTGTCCAGCTAATGATTCATCCGAAGCGAGAGTTAAATTTGCCATGGTGGATGAACCTTGGAAGTGTGCTTTATCTATTATTTCCGAGAATAGCGGATAAATTATTCGGTGGCGTATTAGATAAAAAATAA
- a CDS encoding thiamine pyrophosphate-dependent enzyme yields the protein MNHMTAAQAIVEMLRREGIREVFCVPGESYLPLLDALYDEPSITVISARHEGGAAFMAEGYAKAKLMPGIVLATRGVGASNLSIAVHTAFQDSTPMIVFLGQVNQNFKGREGFQEVDLVQYFKPIAKWSVEITNPRRVPEIVGRAFRIAQSGRPGPVIISLPEDILPVKADMQFGPVTVVPRPAPSEREVASVEELLFRASKPIIIAGGGVKHAAAEGSLLSFAEKHSLPVLSAFRRHDVFPNNHRLYMGHLGLGTQKEVLETVQDADLILALGTRLSEITTQDYSIITPDKKLIHIDIDFDTIGKVYAPDVGIVADLKEALACFQVIEGDGNWQPWTLARRRAYESTSKLVITEDNVINKSIIAILRDTLPKNALLTNDAGNFAGWLHSFYPFCEKHTYIGPTSGAMGYGMPAAIGAKLAFPNKTVISLSGDGGFMMTIQEIETAVRYHIPIICLVFNNQMYGTIRMYQEMHYPGKVIATDLGKVSFKNTAIAMGAEAHQVDTAASFEIAFNQALKRHKVTVIEILTEKEAISVSTTISKLRGE from the coding sequence ATGAATCATATGACAGCTGCACAAGCGATTGTTGAAATGTTAAGAAGAGAGGGTATACGAGAGGTATTCTGTGTTCCAGGTGAAAGTTATTTGCCATTATTAGATGCGCTCTATGATGAACCGAGTATTACGGTTATTTCTGCAAGACATGAAGGTGGAGCAGCATTTATGGCAGAGGGCTATGCGAAAGCTAAGCTGATGCCGGGAATTGTTCTGGCAACAAGGGGAGTGGGGGCGAGTAATCTCTCTATTGCTGTCCATACAGCATTTCAGGATTCTACCCCAATGATTGTCTTTCTTGGTCAAGTAAACCAAAATTTTAAAGGGAGAGAAGGTTTTCAAGAAGTAGATTTAGTACAGTATTTCAAGCCAATTGCGAAATGGTCGGTAGAGATAACAAATCCACGGCGTGTTCCAGAAATAGTCGGACGTGCATTTCGAATTGCACAATCAGGCCGGCCGGGACCGGTAATTATCTCCCTGCCTGAAGATATTCTCCCAGTTAAAGCGGATATGCAGTTTGGACCGGTGACGGTGGTTCCAAGACCAGCACCTTCAGAGAGAGAAGTAGCCAGTGTGGAAGAATTATTATTCCGTGCAAGCAAGCCTATCATTATTGCTGGTGGTGGCGTAAAGCATGCAGCTGCAGAAGGAAGCTTACTAAGCTTTGCCGAAAAACATAGTCTACCAGTACTATCAGCGTTTAGAAGACATGATGTATTTCCAAATAATCACCGTTTATACATGGGGCATTTAGGGCTTGGTACACAGAAGGAAGTACTCGAAACGGTTCAGGATGCGGATTTGATTCTAGCATTAGGTACAAGACTATCGGAAATCACAACACAAGATTATTCGATCATAACGCCAGATAAAAAGTTAATCCATATAGATATCGATTTTGACACTATAGGAAAAGTATATGCACCAGACGTCGGCATTGTCGCGGATTTGAAAGAGGCACTCGCATGCTTTCAAGTGATCGAAGGAGATGGGAATTGGCAACCATGGACATTGGCGAGGCGTCGGGCATATGAATCTACAAGTAAATTAGTGATCACTGAAGATAATGTGATTAATAAATCAATCATAGCTATCCTTCGCGACACACTGCCAAAGAATGCATTACTAACGAATGATGCAGGAAATTTCGCTGGTTGGCTTCATTCTTTTTATCCATTCTGCGAAAAACATACGTATATTGGTCCAACATCCGGTGCAATGGGCTATGGAATGCCTGCAGCAATTGGGGCAAAGCTAGCATTTCCAAATAAAACAGTCATCTCTCTGTCGGGGGATGGGGGATTCATGATGACGATTCAAGAAATAGAAACTGCAGTGCGTTATCATATACCGATTATTTGCCTCGTATTTAACAATCAAATGTACGGAACGATTCGAATGTATCAAGAGATGCATTATCCCGGGAAAGTAATAGCAACGGATTTAGGAAAAGTATCGTTTAAGAATACGGCAATCGCAATGGGTGCAGAAGCACATCAAGTAGATACAGCAGCATCATTTGAAATTGCTTTTAATCAAGCATTGAAGCGACACAAAGTGACCGTTATCGAAATTCTGACAGAAAAAGAAGCCATTTCGGTTTCGACTACGATTTCAAAATTACGAGGAGAATGA